The following DNA comes from Candidatus Eremiobacteraceae bacterium.
TGTCTGGAAGCGCCATCGGTCCGAACGCGCGACCGTTGCGGACCCGGCCCCCGCTCTGTTGGCGCGCGCGGCGGCGGCGATCGAAGCGCAGGCACCTAAGGCGCTCAAGGGACGTGGTTCGGTCGTCGGTCAAACGCCGGCGCAGCGCTCATTGACGGCAGAAGAAATCGAATCTGCCCACGTTTGGCACAGCGACGATGGCGACGGCCTCGACTTGTGGTGCATTCTCGGCCTCGGCGGTGCACGCACGCTTCTGGGCATCGTCCTTCACGGGCCAGCGGGCGACGAGCCGACGCCCCTAGAGCGGAACATCGTCCGCGAGACCGTCGAGCGGTTGTTGGCGGCGACCGGTCGCGTCTGGGAAGAGCAAGCGGCATCGAGGCTGCCGGTGCTCCCTGGCTGGTGCTGCCGCTTGGACCTGACGGACGCCCTCGGCGCAAAGTCGACGTTCACGCTGATCGCTCCCCAGCGCTGCGCTCCGACGCGAAAAGTCGAGCGAGTCGATCTCCGAGCGATTCCCGTCAAGCTCGATGCCTCGTTGCCGGCCACCCAGATGCGGGTCGACGCCATCGCCTGCTGGAGCAAAGGCGACGTCATCACGTTGGCGTGCGCGCCCGATGTGCAGGCGAGTCTGCGCGCGGGCGTCGCATACGTTGCGGCCGGCTCGCTTGGCGCGTCGCGCGGAAAACGCGCGATTCTCGTGACGCGCTCCGCCTGAAATGGACGAGTCGATCGCCGGTGCAGACCGAGCGCCGTACGCAGCGCTCGGCGAGATCGAGGTGACGGTCGCAGTTCGCCTCGGCGGGGTACGTATGCCGCTGCACGCCGCCGCCGAGCTCGGCGAAGGATCGCTCGTGACCCTCGACTGCACGCCGGAATCGCCCGTCGCGCTCCTGGTCAATGGTGTTGCGATCGCGCGCGGCGAGCTCGTCGTCACCGAGGACGGCGCGCTCGCGGTGGAGATATCGGACGTCAAGCGATGACGGAGATCATCGATCGCGCCGTGTCGCACCCGGCGGGCTCGCCGGTCGACTTGCTCGTCGCGCTCTTCCTGCTCGGCATGCTTCCGCTGCTCGCCGTGTCCGTCACGTCGTTCACGAGGATCATCGTCGTCCTCGGCTTGTTGCGCGCATCGCTCGGAGCGTCGTCGCTGCCGCCGAACATCGTGCTCGCAGGGTTAGCGATGATGCTCACGTGCGTCGTCATGGCTCCGACCTTCGCGCGCGTACAGCAGGCGGCGATCGAGCCGCTCGGCGCGAAGCGGATCGCTCCCGCGCAAGCGATCGCGCGCGGCGCGGCTCCGCTACGCAGCTTCATGCTTGCCCAATCGCGCGCGTCCGACGTCGAGTCGTTCGAGCGGATGGAACGTTCGAAGCAAACCCGCGTGGCGGACGCGCCCTTCACCGCGGTCGCACCCGCGTTCCTCATCGGCGAGCTTCGCGCCGCGTTCGCGATGGGATTCGCACTCGCGCTGCCGTTCGCCGTCGTCGATATCGTCGTCGCCGCCGTTCTCATGTCCCTTGGGATGTACATGGTATCGCCGGCAGCGATCTCGCTACCGATCAAGCTGTTGTTATTCGTGGTCGCCGACGGGTGGGCGCTCGTCGCCGGGGCGCTCGTCGCGTCGTATCGCTAGAGCGCCTCACGTGGAGAGCATCGCGGTCTCGCTGATGACCCAAGCGCTGAGAACGGCGGCTCTCATCGCGCTGCCCGCCGTGATCGTCGTCGCGATCGTCGGCGTCGTCATCGGCTTACTCCAAACCCTCGTCCAGGTCCAAGACCAAAACGTCGCCTTCGCGCCGAAACTCGGCACGATCGCCCTTCTCGTATCCGTCGCCGGACCGGCCGCGTTCTCGCTTCTGGAGATGCTGCTCGTCGGTGCCATCCACGCGCTGCCCGAAATCGCACGCGTGTGATCGATCAGCACGTCGTGCCGGACGTATGGATCGCCGCTTTCGTCCGAGCGAGCGCGTTCGCCGCGACCGCGCCGATCGTCGGATCCGGCGCCGTTCCCCGCATCGTTCGCGGTGGGCTCGCTCTGACGATCGTGCCCGTCCTAGCCGAAAGGCTTCCGCACGATCGCGGCCTTGCGGCGTGGCCCGAGCAAGCGATCGTCGGCGCAGCGTTCGGCGTCGCAGCCGCGATGGTCGCAGCCGCCGTGTCGGCGGCCGGATCGGTCATCGATTCTTCGATGGCGACGCGGCCGTTCGGCCGCGACAGCATCTTCGGCGGCCAGCAGGGACCGCTAGGCCGCCTATACTCGCTCGCGTTCGCAGCGATATTCCTATCGTCGGGTGCGATGACGCACCTCTGCTCGCGGCTCGTCGACGCATCGTCGTCGGCGATGCACGTCATGTCGGTCCGCGGTGCCGCGACTCTCGTCGCCGAAAGTTTCGAAGCGTCCCTCGACATCGTAGCGCCTGCGATCGCGGCGCAGCTCATCGCGACACTCGCGACCGCGATGGCAGCGCGGGCAGCGCCGCGGATCAACGGGCTCATGCTCGCTTCTCCTGCCGCGACCATGGCGGTGCTGGTCGTCGTGCTCGCCGGTGTCGCGCCGGCGTTTCGCGGGCTCGCGCGAGTCGCGTGGTCGAGCGCATCGACCGTGCCGTGATATGAGCGACGGGCACGAACGGTCCGAGCCGGCGACGCCGAAACGGCGAGAGCGTGCTCGGCGCGAAGGCGATCGTCCGCGAAGCACGCTCGCTCCGTCCGCGCTCGCGATCTCGTGCGCGATCATTCCCGCGCTATACGGCACCGGGTTCGCTTCGTCGTGGATCGCCGCATTCGCCGCTGCGGCGGACCTCGCCGCCGAGGCAGGGGCGCGCCGGATCGCACCGGTGCAGACCTTCGTCGTCGCGACGACCCCCGCGGAATGGATCGTCTGTCTTCTCGCGTGCCTCGGTTCCACACTCGCAGCGGTCGGATCTGGCGCCGCATCCGGCGCGCTCGGGTGGTCGCCAGGTTCGATCGGGCCGAAATCGTGGAGTCGAGCATTCCGACTGCGGCCGCCTATCGATTTCGAAACGTTCATGCAGACGCTCGTATCGGCGATCGCCGCCGTGGCGGTCGTCGTCGCCGCGCTGCCGGCGGTGGCCGATGTCGTCGAGCATGTCGGCGGCAGCTCGTGGCGATCGACGACCATGGTGCTCTCGGACGCTCTATATGGTCTGTGGTGGCGAGTCAGCGCGGCCTTGTGCGTCATCGCCGTCGCGGAAGTCGCGATCGCGCGCCGTCGGCACGCGACGCGCCTACGGATGACACTCCGTGAAGTCCGCGACGAACGCACCGAGCAGGAGGGTAAGCCGGAAACCCGATCGAGGCGCCGCGGAATCGCCATACGTCGCGCGAAGAGGATACGGCTCGAAGCGCTACGCCGTGCATCGGCCGTCATAGCGAATCCGACGCACGTCGCCGTCGCGCTTCGGTACGATCCTCCCGGAATCGACGTCCCCGTCGTCGTCGCCGCCGGCGCCGGTTTGGCGGCGACGTTCGTCCGCACGATCGCGGCATATCACGAGATCCCGGTCATCGAATCGCCGGAGTTGGCACGGGCGGTCTTCGCGCGCGTCGACATCGACGAGCCGGTCCCCGAAGAATTCTACGCCGCGATCGCGGCGATCTTCGCGTGGCTGATGCGCACACGTGGGCGGCTTGGCGGAAATCCGGATCGGTGATCGCCATTCAGCCTAAAACCGCGCTCGCGTTCGCGGTGCTGGCGATCGTCGCCATGCTCGTCGTGCCCCTGCCGCCGGTGTTGCTTGATGCGTTACTCGCTTTGGACGTCATGGGCGCCGCGGCGGTGCTCGTCATCGCCCTCTCGATCCAAGATCCGCTCGAGCTGTCGGCCTTCCCCGCGCTCCTGCTCATCGCGACGCTTTTCCGCCTCGGCCTCGACGTATCGGCGACGCGTCTCATCTTGACGCAAGGCGCGATCCCCGGCGGCGTCGGATCCGTCATCCCCGCTTTCGGCGCATTCGTGATGCGAGGCAATGCGGTCGTCGGTCTGCTTCTCTTCATCATCCTCATCGTCGTGCAGCTCGTCGTCGTCACGAACGGGGCCCAGCGGGTCGCGGAAGTCGCGGCCCGGTTCACGCTCGACTCGATGCCTGGAAAGCAGATGGCGATCGACGCGGATCTGCACGCGGGGATCATCGATGCGGCGGGCGCCAAGGCACGACGGTGCACGCTTCAATCGGAGGCAGATTTCTACGGCGCGATGGACGGCGCCGGCAAGTTCGTGCGCGGCGATGCGGTGGCAGCGCTCGTCATCGTCGGCATCAATCTCGTCGCCGGCATCGCGATCGGGGTTTTCCAAGAACACATGGATGCCGCGAACGCGGCCGCGACGTACGCCCCGCTCTCGATCGGCAACGCGATCGCGACGACGCTGCCGGCTTTCCTGCTCTCGACGGCCACCGGCATCATGGTCACCCGCGCGGCATCGGATGCGGGGCTCGGCGATGACCTCGCGCGCCAGCTCGTCGCACATCCGAGCGCGCTCCGCGCGGTCGGCATCGCGATGCTCGCCCTCGCACTCGTGCCCGGCTTGCCGCACCTCGCATTCGGCCTGCTCGGGATTTCCGGCATCGCCGGGGGAGCGGCGGCCGCTAAACGTTCTGAGATCAAACGCATCCGCCGAGCGCAGGAAGAAGCATTGCGGCGGCGAGCACGAGCGCGTCAACCAGATCACGTCGTCGCACTGCTCGGCGTCGACCAATTGGCGATCGACGTAGGAGAAGCGCTCCTGCCGTTGCTCGATGAACCGGCGGCGACGGCGCTCCTCGCGCGCATCGCCGCGCTCCGGCGTCGGCTCGCGATCGAGTCCGGCGTCGTCATTCCGAGCGTGCGGGTCCGCGATGACGACCGGCTGCCCGCACGCGGCTATGCCATACGCGTGCGCGAACGCGTCGTCGCGCGCGGTGAGCTCCGCGCGGACCGAGCGCTTGCGATCGGCAAACCGGCTGCGCTCTCCCGGTTGGCAGGCGCCGAAGCGACCGACCCCGTGACCGGCTCGAGCGCGAAATGGCTCGAACCATCGACAGAAGTTGGCGCTCCCGGTTCGATCGTCGTCGACCCCATAGCGGTGTTGGCCAGCCGCCTCGGCTCGGTCGCGCGAGAACATGCCGCGAGCCTGCTCGGCCGTCAAGAAGTGAACGATCTGCTCGAACACGTCCGAAAGACGCATCCCGCCGCGGTGAAAGGCGTCGTGCCCGAGCTTGCCGGTCTCGGCCTCGTGCAGCGCGTGCTCCAGCATCTCGTGCGCGAAGCCGTGTCGATCCGCGACGTCGTGGCGGTCCTCGAGACGATCGCCGACGAGGCGGAGCGGTCGAAGGACGCAGCGCTGATCGGCGAGGCCGTGCGCCGTCGGCTTGCGCCAAGCATCTGCGATGCGCATGCCGACGGCGATGGTCGGATAGCTGCCGCGGTCTTGTCACCCGCGCTCGAAGCGCAGATGAGCGACGCGATCGTCTCGGACGAAAGGGGTCCGGCACTTGCGCTCGACATCGACGCCGCGCGTGCGCTCGCGCGAGAACTTCGTGCGCTTGGATCTCGCGACGAGCGGACGGTTCTGTGCTGTTCCCAAGCGGTCCGACTGCCGCTCGCACGGTTCGTCGAAGCGTGTGGCATACGGGCGTCGATCATCGGCCTTGCGGAGATCGCACCCGGCTACGTCGTGATACCGACCTTCACGCTCGAACTTCCGACCGAAAATTGAGCCAGTCGGCACGTGGCGGAAAGGGTCACCCTACAAGGCCGCGGGACGGGGTGCCGCGAAACTCCCGGCCAGACTGAAAACGGTCGACCCTAACGGGTCGACCGAAGCGTCCGTGACGTTGCGTGCCGCGGCGTTGCGCCCACTCCCGCCCGCGAAGGCCCGGACTCATACATGTTCTGGTACCGCTGGAAGCATCCGATAAAGTTCGCGATCATCATCGCGATCTGCGTCCTCTGCTGGTTCGCCTTTAACCCGGTGTCGCAAAAGATCCACCTCGGTCTCGATCTCCAGGGTGGCTTGCGCGCGCTCGTCGAGCTCGAACCAACCCCGCAATATCCGCAGATCAACTCCGACATACAAGCCGAAGAACTGCAGGTGCTGCAGAACCGGCTCGGCGGTATCGGCGTCAGCGAACTCACCTTCGAGAAGGTTGGCGTCAACCGCATCAACATTGAGATGCCAGGCCTCAAGGATCCCGAACAAGCGATCAAGCTCATGCGTAACGCCGCGGTCCTCGAGATGTATCCGTTGACGCAGGCGCAGGTCGACAGAGCGCAAAGCGACCCGAACTTCAACCCGTACACCGCGGCGACGTCGAAGGGCCAGCAGCCGATCATCTCGGGCACCGACATCCAGCACGCAAACGTAGGCTCTGATCCGGGCGGCGCTGTGGCGGTCGACTTCACGCTGACGAGCGACGGGTCGAAGAAGTTCTACAACTGGACGAAGGCGAACATCGGCAAGCCGCTGCCGATCTTTCTCGACAAGAAGATGATCGAAGCGCCCGACATCGAGGGAGCGATCGCGAACAGCGGCGAGATCCACGGCGGCGGCATGACGCAAGACAGCGCTGTGCTTCTCGCGACTGAGCTGAATGCCGGCGCGCTCAAAGTCCCGACGACCCTCATCGAAGTCGAAAACGTCGGTCCGACGCTCGGTGCGATAGACTTGCAGAAGTCGCTCATCGCGTCCCTCATCGGACTCGGGGTCGTCCTGCTGTTCATGCTCGTGGTCTACCGCGTGCCAGGCGTACTAGCCGACGTCGCGCTCGTAGTCTACTGCTTCCTCATGCTCGGCTATGTGACG
Coding sequences within:
- a CDS encoding FliM/FliN family flagellar motor switch protein, which codes for MARAAAAIEAQAPKALKGRGSVVGQTPAQRSLTAEEIESAHVWHSDDGDGLDLWCILGLGGARTLLGIVLHGPAGDEPTPLERNIVRETVERLLAATGRVWEEQAASRLPVLPGWCCRLDLTDALGAKSTFTLIAPQRCAPTRKVERVDLRAIPVKLDASLPATQMRVDAIACWSKGDVITLACAPDVQASLRAGVAYVAAGSLGASRGKRAILVTRSA
- a CDS encoding FliM/FliN family flagellar motor switch protein, which produces MDESIAGADRAPYAALGEIEVTVAVRLGGVRMPLHAAAELGEGSLVTLDCTPESPVALLVNGVAIARGELVVTEDGALAVEISDVKR
- a CDS encoding flagellar type III secretion system pore protein FliP; the protein is MTEIIDRAVSHPAGSPVDLLVALFLLGMLPLLAVSVTSFTRIIVVLGLLRASLGASSLPPNIVLAGLAMMLTCVVMAPTFARVQQAAIEPLGAKRIAPAQAIARGAAPLRSFMLAQSRASDVESFERMERSKQTRVADAPFTAVAPAFLIGELRAAFAMGFALALPFAVVDIVVAAVLMSLGMYMVSPAAISLPIKLLLFVVADGWALVAGALVASYR
- a CDS encoding flagellar biosynthetic protein FliQ, giving the protein MESIAVSLMTQALRTAALIALPAVIVVAIVGVVIGLLQTLVQVQDQNVAFAPKLGTIALLVSVAGPAAFSLLEMLLVGAIHALPEIARV
- a CDS encoding flagellar biosynthetic protein FliR, whose translation is MIDQHVVPDVWIAAFVRASAFAATAPIVGSGAVPRIVRGGLALTIVPVLAERLPHDRGLAAWPEQAIVGAAFGVAAAMVAAAVSAAGSVIDSSMATRPFGRDSIFGGQQGPLGRLYSLAFAAIFLSSGAMTHLCSRLVDASSSAMHVMSVRGAATLVAESFEASLDIVAPAIAAQLIATLATAMAARAAPRINGLMLASPAATMAVLVVVLAGVAPAFRGLARVAWSSASTVP
- a CDS encoding EscU/YscU/HrcU family type III secretion system export apparatus switch protein, producing the protein MSDGHERSEPATPKRRERARREGDRPRSTLAPSALAISCAIIPALYGTGFASSWIAAFAAAADLAAEAGARRIAPVQTFVVATTPAEWIVCLLACLGSTLAAVGSGAASGALGWSPGSIGPKSWSRAFRLRPPIDFETFMQTLVSAIAAVAVVVAALPAVADVVEHVGGSSWRSTTMVLSDALYGLWWRVSAALCVIAVAEVAIARRRHATRLRMTLREVRDERTEQEGKPETRSRRRGIAIRRAKRIRLEALRRASAVIANPTHVAVALRYDPPGIDVPVVVAAGAGLAATFVRTIAAYHEIPVIESPELARAVFARVDIDEPVPEEFYAAIAAIFAWLMRTRGRLGGNPDR
- a CDS encoding flagellar biosynthesis protein FlhA, which produces MIAIQPKTALAFAVLAIVAMLVVPLPPVLLDALLALDVMGAAAVLVIALSIQDPLELSAFPALLLIATLFRLGLDVSATRLILTQGAIPGGVGSVIPAFGAFVMRGNAVVGLLLFIILIVVQLVVVTNGAQRVAEVAARFTLDSMPGKQMAIDADLHAGIIDAAGAKARRCTLQSEADFYGAMDGAGKFVRGDAVAALVIVGINLVAGIAIGVFQEHMDAANAAATYAPLSIGNAIATTLPAFLLSTATGIMVTRAASDAGLGDDLARQLVAHPSALRAVGIAMLALALVPGLPHLAFGLLGISGIAGGAAAAKRSEIKRIRRAQEEALRRRARARQPDHVVALLGVDQLAIDVGEALLPLLDEPAATALLARIAALRRRLAIESGVVIPSVRVRDDDRLPARGYAIRVRERVVARGELRADRALAIGKPAALSRLAGAEATDPVTGSSAKWLEPSTEVGAPGSIVVDPIAVLASRLGSVAREHAASLLGRQEVNDLLEHVRKTHPAAVKGVVPELAGLGLVQRVLQHLVREAVSIRDVVAVLETIADEAERSKDAALIGEAVRRRLAPSICDAHADGDGRIAAAVLSPALEAQMSDAIVSDERGPALALDIDAARALARELRALGSRDERTVLCCSQAVRLPLARFVEACGIRASIIGLAEIAPGYVVIPTFTLELPTEN
- the secD gene encoding protein translocase subunit SecD → MFWYRWKHPIKFAIIIAICVLCWFAFNPVSQKIHLGLDLQGGLRALVELEPTPQYPQINSDIQAEELQVLQNRLGGIGVSELTFEKVGVNRINIEMPGLKDPEQAIKLMRNAAVLEMYPLTQAQVDRAQSDPNFNPYTAATSKGQQPIISGTDIQHANVGSDPGGAVAVDFTLTSDGSKKFYNWTKANIGKPLPIFLDKKMIEAPDIEGAIANSGEIHGGGMTQDSAVLLATELNAGALKVPTTLIEVENVGPTLGAIDLQKSLIASLIGLGVVLLFMLVVYRVPGVLADVALVVYCFLMLGYVTAFGVVLTLPGIAGFVLSIGMAVDANVLIFERLKEELWAGRTTRAAVGVGFRRAFTTVFDSHVTTMVGAAVLYGLGTGTVKGFALTLLVGTVFSLLTAVNITRAFVDVVVDNDVVTSPVAFGA